The DNA region TAAGTCGATAACTAGATGATCGAAGCACATTCTACGCCCATACAATCCAAACACCAGAATCTCTCGCTAAAACTTCGTAAAGGAGCAGCAGCTTCTACATTTCTGAGATACTAGTATCAGACAATGACTAACCAAATCTATGATCTACCAACTCTCTAGCAAAATATCAGTGATAAAAATGCTAAATAAATGCAGAAATACAGCCATAAGAGCAATAATTGAAAGTTCAGAAGCAATGAAAGTGGACATATATGGAGCAGTATGCAGAAGCTTAAATAGTTTATTCCTCGTTCGTAAATTTTATTGAAGCTTAGCACATTATCAGCTCATCAAGTAAAATAATGAACATCAATTACGAAATAACTACTCAGGACGTTTGGTTCCATTTGAATCATCGAATTATCAAACCAAATCAAAACACTAACAGAATCTAGCTTCAATCATGAGCTTTTTTGAGTAAATCAGTTCAAATGAACCCTAGATTTTTCCTTTTAGCTCATGGAAAATGTACATTAACTTCGAAAACAACAACGAAGAATTAAAGCGAGAATCTAGATGAGCTTGAAAGGGAGAGGCCAAGGAGTGGACCTCGGCACCTCGATCTTATCCTTGATCCTCTCGATTTTCTTCTCCTTTTTCGGCCTGCTATTTCCGAACGAGCCTTTGAATCTCTTTCCTTTCTTCGTCTTCTTGTCTCCTCGGCCGCACACGGCCGCATCCCCCGGCGGCGCCGCTATGGACGACGCGAGGGAGGAGAATGTCATCCGGTGCTCAGCGGCCGACGCAATTCGACTCGCCGCCGCTTTGAAAGACTGTATCATCGCCATTTCTGCCGCAGATCGATCGATCTGATATCTCGGTGGAATTTCTCAGTTCTTAAACCCTAATGAGCTGTGGAACTCAGTATGCATTTGCcggattgattgattgatattTTTAAGTATTTCACGAAGGGcctaataatttaatattttatacttTTAGCCCCTGaaaatttggaaattttaaAGTGGGACATGTgagtttttctttattttattttggactATGTCTAGGCCCAAACCAAATTATCGGCCCAATATCTTGCACATTTATATTGATTAAGTTTTTTTAtggatttaaaaaaagtactactaGTACTTAATTCAAGTTCCTAAAGTAGCCATTGACGTACAGTAATTTATTAAatgagggaacatcattttttgtccacgaactttgccaaagtatcattttaggtccgtgaactttgaaaatatcattttaggtccgtgaactttgagttagtatcatttgaggtactttttactatttccatgTTTTTttagacgaaaataccctctataccttaaagtgtatatatttttaatatatttatcatatattcatatttttttataaatatctttacaatatatttttgacaaattttctaaatataatttgaccttaaatattatcacttaattttgtgacatgcaagtaaaattgcttcttcaattttttatattaatttttttaaaattgaataaagaactttctttaataataaaaaattgaataaagatctttttataaatatctttacaatatatttttgacaaattttctaaatataatttgaccttcaatattatcatttaattttgtgacatgcaagaaaagatctttatttaattttttattattaaagaaaagttctttattcaatttaaaaaaattaatataaaaaattgaagaagcaattttacttgcatgtcacaaaattaagtgataatatttaaggtcaaattatatttagaaaatttgtcaaaaatatattgtaaagatatttataaaaaattatgagtatatgataaatttattaaaaatatatacgctttaaggtattgagggtattttcgtccaaaaaaacttggtaatagtaaaaagtacctcaaatgatactaactcaaagttcacggacctaaaatgatactttggcaaagttcgtggaccaaaaatgatgttccctcttattAAATTGTACTAATGTATATAAAATATTGGAGTAGTAATTTTATACTTTAATATACCCttatacaaaaaaattgattacACATGATAATTTTCATGAAACTGTATGAATTTTGGCTGCATGAGAAATTCGTAAAGTTATGCATGTAAATTATGTAAACGTGCAATTATTTCCATATTATTCatctatatataatttatttttcatgtatgAAAATTTTTAGAATTGGATATTGTCTTACTATTAACTTTTCAATGTTATATCCTATGTTAAAtcatagtagtaatttattGATTACTACTACTAGGTAGGGAATTTTTAAagcttttttctttctatgtcTTCCATGCTTAAACACGTGATGATTTTTAGTTCTCAATTTCACATGTTTTATTCCATTTGAATTTGAATgcctaaataataaaatatctcagTAAATAGTGTGGTCTAGAAATCATATTTCCCCACCTCACTCTTTTCGTAAACttgatttaaattttgaaatcatGCAATGCAATATAGTTATATTTTGCGTGGATgcctcttgatgttccaaaccaAATATCCACCAAAAAACCTGCTAAAACAGGTCACGAAGTTCTTGCACTTAAACTAATCCAacataaataattgaaaccatcaCAAAATTTAAACCTGATAATCAGCTCGATGCTAGTGTTATATATACAACGGTAGCCTTGTTGTTACAATCTACAAGAATCGAAACTTGAGCCaaaagatttgaaaaaaaattaaaaatcgatgGGAAGTGGTGAATTGTGTAAGAAATTTGATTCAAAAAAAGCCATAATTCTTGGTCTAGGCAAAGCCTTCCCACACCAGCTAGTGCTTCAAGATTTCTTGGTCGATGCCTACTTCAAAATCACCAATCGCCACGATCCTGATCTCAAGCAGAAGCTTGTCCGCCTTTGTATaaccccctctctctctctctctcgcattATTAAGTGTGTCGTGTGTATGAGTTGGCCTAGCGGTTTTGGGTTCGAGGAGTTTTCATttgtcaattaaaaaaaatgtatgttTGTGATAATTATAAAAGAATATCAATTTTGGTGTGATGAATGATTTGACACTAGAGATATTGTTTGATTGGTTTTCCACTTTGAAATGGTGGGCCCCGCAACCGTTTTACCAGTAAAAACAagtgttgttttgtttttcaGGCAAGACGACCTCGGTGAAGACGAGGTACGTGGTGATGTCGGAGGAGATCCTATCGCAGTATCCCGAGCTGGCGATGGAAGGGGTTCCGACGGTGACGCAGCGCCTCGACATCTGCAACCCGGCCGTCACCGAGATGGCCATCGCCGCCTCCAAGTCTTGCATCGAGAAATGGGGCCGGGCGGCCTCTGACATCACCCACTTAGTCTACGTGTCCTCCAGCGAGGCCCGTTTGCCAGGTGGAGATCTCTACCTGGCAAAGGGGCTGGGCCTCAGGCCCGACACCCAACGAGTCATGCTCTACTTCTCAAGCTGCTCTGGTGGGGTGGCGGGCCTGAGGGTAGCCAAGGATATCGCGGAGAACAATCCGGGTAGCCGGGTGCTCTTAGCAACCTCTGAGACCACCATCATAGGCTATCGGCCCCCTAACGCCGATAGACCTTATGACCTAGTGGGAGTTGCTCTGTTTGGGGACGGAGCCGGAGCTGTCATAATAGGGACCAACCCTTGTGTGGGGAGTGAGACCCCGTTGTTCGAGTTGCATTCGTCGTTGCAGCGCTTCTTGCCCGATACAGAGAAGATTATTGATGGGAGGCTAACAGAGGAAGGGATAAGCTTTAGGCTAGACAGGGAGCTGCCCCAAATCATTGAGGACAATGTGCAAGGTTTTTGTGATGAGTTGATGGGAGTCTCTAAGGTTAAAATCGACTataataaattgttttgggCCGTTCACCCCGGGGGCCCAGCTATTTTGAACCGGATGGAGAAAAAATTGGCGCTGTCGCCGGGGAAGTTGAGTGCCAGCCGGAAGGCGCTGGCCGATTACGGCAATGCCAGTAGCAACACAATCGTTTACGTGTTGGAGTACGTTCTAGAGGAGGCGAAGCGACGGGGCAAAGAGGAGGGAGAAGAGCAGTGGGGATTGATCCTTGCGTTTGGGCCCGGCATCACCTTTGAAGGGATCCTTGCTAAAAGTCTCACTATATGAAGTGtgtgaaaaaaatttaaaagggTCATATATTGTTGGGACATAGATTGAACAATGTGTACAACAAATGTTGCTACACACATGCatgttctttatttatttatttatttattttatgttataCAATTGAATTACACACGATAGGAATATGAACACGATAAGACtgagaaaaaaatacaaaacaaacataATA from Salvia splendens isolate huo1 chromosome 9, SspV2, whole genome shotgun sequence includes:
- the LOC121748610 gene encoding 30S ribosomal protein S31, mitochondrial-like — protein: MAMIQSFKAAASRIASAAEHRMTFSSLASSIAAPPGDAAVCGRGDKKTKKGKRFKGSFGNSRPKKEKKIERIKDKIEVPRSTPWPLPFKLI
- the LOC121748607 gene encoding type III polyketide synthase B-like codes for the protein MGSGELCKKFDSKKAIILGLGKAFPHQLVLQDFLVDAYFKITNRHDPDLKQKLVRLCKTTSVKTRYVVMSEEILSQYPELAMEGVPTVTQRLDICNPAVTEMAIAASKSCIEKWGRAASDITHLVYVSSSEARLPGGDLYLAKGLGLRPDTQRVMLYFSSCSGGVAGLRVAKDIAENNPGSRVLLATSETTIIGYRPPNADRPYDLVGVALFGDGAGAVIIGTNPCVGSETPLFELHSSLQRFLPDTEKIIDGRLTEEGISFRLDRELPQIIEDNVQGFCDELMGVSKVKIDYNKLFWAVHPGGPAILNRMEKKLALSPGKLSASRKALADYGNASSNTIVYVLEYVLEEAKRRGKEEGEEQWGLILAFGPGITFEGILAKSLTI